The following proteins come from a genomic window of Pirellula staleyi DSM 6068:
- a CDS encoding helix-turn-helix transcriptional regulator, whose amino-acid sequence MATVELSLFSLDEAPLGSPSPAKGQVMHRIQEVRRLQGMSLRSAARHLGCDIRQVRAQEQATTDLKLSDLYRWQEALDVPVGELLSESAEPLSRPVMQRAQLVRVMKTAAAILETATTPQTQRMAENLVQQLAEIMPELSEVSPWHSVGQRRSNDELGRIAESPISDDTFSHYE is encoded by the coding sequence AACTGTAGAACTTAGTTTGTTTAGTCTCGACGAGGCCCCTCTCGGATCACCATCGCCGGCCAAAGGCCAGGTGATGCACCGCATCCAAGAAGTCCGTCGTTTGCAAGGCATGTCCCTGCGTAGCGCCGCCCGCCATTTGGGCTGCGATATCCGCCAGGTACGAGCTCAAGAACAGGCCACCACCGACCTGAAATTGAGCGATCTCTACCGCTGGCAGGAAGCGCTCGACGTTCCTGTAGGCGAGCTCTTAAGTGAGTCGGCTGAACCACTTAGCCGCCCCGTGATGCAGCGAGCTCAGCTCGTCCGCGTCATGAAAACTGCCGCCGCGATCCTCGAAACCGCCACCACGCCGCAAACGCAGCGAATGGCCGAGAACCTCGTTCAGCAACTGGCCGAAATCATGCCCGAACTGTCGGAAGTGAGCCCTTGGCACAGCGTCGGACAGCGTCGCAGCAACGACGAACTCGGACGGATCGCCGAAAGCCCGATCAGCGACGACACCTTCTCGCACTACGAATAA
- a CDS encoding DUF262 domain-containing protein, whose translation MATIDGIQISREGIGHAIADNYLAVPVYQRSYAWEESHVEDLFHDLATAIANSESEYFLGSIVVTNDPNGIPEVVDGQQRLATTIVLLAAIRDYFSNNKDQKRADGIEHKFLMSTDLRSQEIVPRMKLNETDNDYFKSRVLLKPDDPVRKEHQKAIPNKDSHRKLHAAAKIAAQQVNNIVKQYKESDRGDRLIDWVDYLCEKARVIWVTVPDHSNAFVIFETLNDRGLELSISDLLKNYLFGRSGDRIKEVQQRWASMTGALETVSSEGISVLYIKHLWASMYGPVREKHLYTKIREQVKNKQGAIDLATNLSENATCYAAILNPSHELWNSYGTSARKHVETLRSLRAEQLRPLVLAVVKSFSENEAKKALKLFVCWAVRFLIVGGHGGGVMEKAYAERALEVRNDSIKNTKQLAKAMLEVIPSDAAFESAFASARVSQANLARYYLRAIELKKRKVAEPELVPNSEEEVINLEHVLPATPQTKWKGFTPEIADAYYKRIGNLCLLKATANSLIGNSPFSQKVKVYAQSEFELTSSISKNNEWTVDTIAKRQLELAKLAVETWPIVVK comes from the coding sequence ATGGCTACGATTGATGGAATTCAAATCTCGCGAGAAGGTATCGGTCATGCAATTGCCGACAACTATCTCGCAGTGCCGGTTTATCAACGTTCCTATGCGTGGGAGGAATCACATGTGGAGGACCTGTTTCACGATCTGGCGACAGCAATCGCAAATTCTGAGAGCGAGTATTTTCTGGGTTCAATAGTGGTGACGAATGATCCAAACGGTATTCCAGAGGTGGTGGATGGTCAGCAGCGACTCGCTACTACTATCGTACTCCTTGCCGCAATTAGGGATTATTTTTCCAACAACAAGGATCAAAAGCGGGCTGATGGGATTGAGCATAAGTTTCTGATGTCAACAGACCTGCGCAGTCAGGAAATAGTTCCTAGGATGAAACTGAATGAGACCGATAACGACTACTTCAAGAGTCGGGTCCTGCTTAAGCCGGACGATCCGGTACGCAAAGAGCATCAGAAGGCCATACCCAACAAAGACTCTCATCGTAAACTGCATGCTGCGGCAAAAATTGCAGCACAGCAGGTGAATAATATTGTCAAGCAATACAAAGAGTCTGATCGTGGAGACAGATTGATCGATTGGGTGGATTACCTTTGTGAGAAGGCGCGTGTAATTTGGGTGACAGTACCTGATCATTCAAATGCATTCGTAATTTTTGAAACACTGAATGATCGCGGGCTTGAGCTTTCAATCTCCGACCTTCTAAAAAATTATCTGTTCGGACGATCTGGCGATCGAATCAAGGAGGTGCAGCAACGATGGGCATCAATGACTGGCGCTCTAGAGACAGTAAGCAGTGAGGGAATTAGCGTACTTTATATTAAACACTTGTGGGCTTCTATGTATGGACCCGTAAGAGAAAAGCACTTGTATACAAAGATACGCGAGCAAGTTAAGAATAAGCAAGGTGCGATTGACTTAGCTACTAATCTTTCTGAGAATGCCACTTGCTATGCGGCTATTCTCAATCCTAGTCACGAGCTTTGGAACTCGTATGGTACTAGTGCCCGAAAGCATGTCGAAACACTTCGATCTCTGCGTGCAGAGCAATTGAGACCTTTGGTTCTTGCTGTTGTGAAGTCCTTTTCTGAAAATGAAGCAAAAAAAGCCCTGAAGCTTTTCGTGTGCTGGGCCGTAAGGTTTCTAATTGTCGGTGGGCACGGAGGCGGTGTGATGGAAAAGGCCTATGCAGAGCGAGCTTTGGAGGTTCGAAACGATTCTATCAAAAACACTAAGCAACTTGCCAAGGCTATGCTTGAGGTAATTCCATCCGATGCTGCTTTTGAGTCAGCCTTTGCTAGTGCCCGAGTTTCCCAGGCGAATCTTGCCCGCTACTATCTCCGTGCGATTGAATTGAAGAAACGAAAAGTTGCAGAGCCTGAACTAGTTCCGAATTCCGAAGAAGAAGTCATTAATCTTGAGCACGTGCTGCCAGCGACCCCGCAGACGAAATGGAAGGGTTTTACTCCCGAAATTGCTGATGCATATTACAAGCGTATTGGCAATCTTTGCCTTCTTAAGGCGACGGCAAATTCCCTTATAGGGAACTCGCCATTCTCTCAAAAGGTCAAGGTGTATGCCCAGTCCGAATTTGAGCTAACATCTTCTATTTCTAAAAATAATGAGTGGACTGTCGATACAATAGCTAAGCGGCAACTGGAACTTGCTAAGCTGGCAGTAGAAACGTGGCCTATAGTAGTCAAGTAA